In a single window of the Terriglobia bacterium genome:
- a CDS encoding molecular chaperone TorD family protein, whose protein sequence is MALARVTGPMTHGNLSGSMQHGTWEEIDLYRLFSCLLGFPAPDRFSLIAQAGFHEAMDGLWTRLGCEGKAPPAIGFASLEQYEACYIALFDVGSPEPPVPLLESWYHEAIPAQQTVLENVSFYEVIDLRPVASVSAPDHLLTQLEFGAAVRYLQEGCGSESERQNLRRLERDFLERHLLSWIPAALARLEQLGPPIFPVLFMLLLRFLRTRFDEIQ, encoded by the coding sequence ATGGCACTGGCTCGAGTGACAGGCCCTATGACGCACGGGAACCTCTCGGGGAGCATGCAGCATGGAACCTGGGAAGAAATCGATCTCTATCGACTCTTCTCCTGTCTGCTCGGATTTCCTGCGCCGGACCGTTTCAGCCTGATAGCGCAGGCAGGCTTTCATGAGGCCATGGATGGCCTTTGGACGAGGCTCGGATGCGAAGGAAAGGCTCCGCCTGCGATCGGGTTCGCAAGCCTCGAGCAATACGAGGCATGCTACATCGCCCTGTTCGATGTCGGCTCCCCTGAGCCTCCGGTACCATTGCTGGAATCCTGGTACCACGAGGCGATCCCCGCTCAGCAGACAGTGCTCGAGAACGTCAGCTTTTATGAAGTAATCGATCTCCGGCCGGTTGCATCCGTGAGCGCACCTGACCACTTGCTTACCCAACTCGAGTTCGGGGCAGCGGTACGATACCTGCAGGAAGGCTGCGGCAGCGAATCGGAACGGCAGAACCTTCGCCGCCTCGAGCGCGATTTTCTTGAGCGCCACCTGCTGAGCTGGATCCCGGCTGCCCTTGCCAGGCTCGAACAGTTGGGGCCGCCGATCTTTCCCGTCCTGTTCATGCTGCTACTGCGATTCCTGCGCACCCGTTTCGACGAAATCCAGTGA
- a CDS encoding 4Fe-4S dicluster domain-containing protein, translating into MSKHQYGMVMDLNKCLGCQTCTMACKRLWTDRDGTGHMYWNNVETRPGAGYPRQWDRIGGGWKDGQLQPGSLPAIRDYGRPLEYDYEQRLFQGGKKPVMPSPEPEWGPNWDEDVGGTDGEENFYFYLPRICNHCTFPACLEACPRKAIYKREEDGIVVLDQDRCQGYRYCIQACPYKKIYFNEIAGKSEKCIFCYPRLEKGTVNACAAQCPGRLRFAGLVEDPDSPVHKLVHIYGVALPLFPERGTKPNVFYVPPFNPPRRGNYGKSLLEDPRLPLEYLVYLFGARVKEVIRRLEAEIVRAQAGGRSELLQLLIGRDAITRYRIGPQLVQGKA; encoded by the coding sequence ATGTCGAAACACCAGTATGGCATGGTGATGGATTTGAACAAATGCCTCGGCTGCCAGACCTGCACCATGGCATGCAAGAGGCTTTGGACCGACCGCGACGGTACCGGACACATGTACTGGAACAACGTCGAGACCCGGCCCGGGGCCGGCTATCCGCGCCAGTGGGACCGGATCGGCGGCGGCTGGAAGGATGGGCAGCTTCAGCCCGGCTCTCTCCCGGCCATTCGGGACTATGGCCGGCCGCTCGAATACGATTACGAGCAGAGGCTATTTCAGGGCGGCAAGAAGCCGGTTATGCCCTCGCCTGAGCCGGAGTGGGGTCCCAATTGGGACGAGGACGTCGGCGGCACCGACGGCGAGGAGAACTTCTACTTCTACCTGCCGCGCATCTGCAACCACTGCACATTTCCCGCCTGCCTGGAGGCTTGCCCGCGCAAGGCCATCTACAAGCGTGAGGAGGACGGCATCGTAGTCCTGGATCAGGATCGTTGCCAGGGGTACCGCTACTGCATTCAGGCCTGCCCGTACAAGAAGATTTACTTCAATGAGATTGCGGGAAAGTCCGAAAAGTGCATCTTCTGCTACCCGCGCCTGGAGAAGGGAACGGTCAATGCCTGCGCCGCGCAATGTCCCGGCCGGCTGCGTTTTGCAGGACTCGTGGAAGACCCGGACTCGCCGGTGCATAAATTAGTTCACATTTACGGTGTGGCGCTTCCGCTGTTCCCGGAGCGCGGGACCAAGCCGAATGTTTTCTATGTGCCGCCGTTCAACCCGCCCAGAAGAGGCAACTACGGGAAGAGCCTTCTGGAGGATCCGCGCCTGCCGCTGGAGTATCTCGTCTATCTGTTCGGCGCAAGGGTGAAGGAGGTGATCCGCAGGCTCGAGGCCGAGATCGTGCGCGCGCAGGCGGGCGGGCGCAGCGAGTTGCTGCAACTGCTGATCGGACGAGATGCAATCACACGCTACCGCATCGGCCCGCAACTCGTGCAGGGGAAGGCATAG